GATTGTATCTAGTTCTATCAACATTGAATGCAAATATAGTCGCCATTCAGACCGTTTAATATTATAAATCTATACCGTCATCTGTTCTTCGATTAGTAGTATCCAAACCGAGAAACGCCGTTAAATTAAGATCAAAATTTCAGtttagaggccatgtttttttcttctttcttcctTTTCCGTATTTTCTAGACAATACCATTACAAAAATTCGTTTTCGCTTTTACATGTAGAATGTCATAAACTGCATTTTTTTCACTTAGTAATTCACATTATAATCACTTGATCTTTTGGTATCAACTGTTTTGGCCTTAGAATGACAACTGAAAacgtaataaattatttctatgcAAAAAGTGTGTGTTTATGATAGAAATCAGCAAAATTTACGTGATgctttgcattttttgtttgggAGAGACCATGTTGGACGGATTTAAACATACGGCTAACAGAGTAGTTACTATACAGTGGTATTTAACTAATCGGCGAGGATTCTGTCACAATGGCATCATCTGTGAATATGGCATCTTGCCAATCAAGGCAATAACCTAAGGTACCACACTGGGCATTATTGAAGGCTCTGGCAGGCACTTGAGTAGAGCTGTCTTTTCTCAAGTTTCAAAACCATTGAGTCGAAGTCAATGACTGTAATCTGTCGGCCATGAACTGTTCTGAGATTCCTATATAACGAAACAAATGCACAATAACTTGTTAACAATAATACAGAATCCTGTTTGCGCCACTTTAATTCTCGCCTCACCAACACGCGACGGTGCGATAATTGATAATATTGCATACGCACTTCAACAGgtgtttttcaaaatgtaaattacaacgatcgtatggcgactttccagcttttaatggcagCGGATGCCCAATGTTCCCCAttcgggcattatttcaggcacggccTGGAAACTAGTTAGAATAAACAAacgtccgtaagccagcttgattgTTTCAAACATATAGCAGATAGACAGAATGTATACGCGCAAATACAAAATTACACATTAAAGCTATATATTTAGAGTAATGAATATAGTGCGAGGTGAAGTACCTCTCATAATATCCGCAAAGTAGGCAGttgaacaaaaacatgttttagataaaTGTGTAGCTAACTGGCGTCTAAGTacatagtttgaaaaaaaaaacaacaacaattgaattgaaaaagagttatttgagctgaaaaaagaTCCCGGGtagaatatttagaaaaatttGGAGATAACTCCGCTAAGTCCctattgtaggcttaggtgactattgacctagtaccAAATGCAAACCATGCACATTTTACCTGTAggcataaaaaaaacatgcataatcaCTACACTAGTCAGCAGTCTGAAAAGAAAACTATACAAGGACCAAATCAGTCAATGCACTGgagaaagtttgatattttttgtgatgaatttgtcaacaaacagacgattgtttttgaaaaagtaaacacCCACAGAATTTAACagggtaaaatatgttgaaaagctACTGTTGGCGAGAGAACGATCTCTGCTACACATATATGTGACAAAGTATAGGAAAATATCTAgcaatatgagaaaatcaaacaaaTCAATTTCAGGATTATTAGATGCATGACTGCATTATCCAGAATAGCATTTAACACAGATATTTTACCTTTctattgcactgatataacatagACAGGGTTAGGTTTGACAAACGGTGTTTACTCAATAATTTCActgattgtttcccttgcgtaaagagAGCTTATAGTATGTTTCTACACAAAGAATGGCAAACACGTCACCAATCTTTTCATAGAAATATTATCTGCTTTAAAATTAAACCACTTTGTTAATTCTGTTGTTGCGTTATTGTTAAGCTTATTTCAGAGGAATGCTTTACAATAAAACGCTTATTCCTTTTGTATTGTCTCCAGATCTGCAATCCTTCTTGTATCGGTGGGATAATTACGACAAAGACCGTTGCTATAAGACACCAATGGTGACATACTGAAAGCCAACTTCGGAGTTGGTTTTCTGTAAGAATTTCTTGGCTAGCGGCAACAGAAGgaattataaacagaaaaatggCTAAGCTGATGATTACTCCAATTGTAGAGACTCTTTTGGTTCGGCCAAACACATGCTCCATGTGCAGCGGTGTGAGTATTCTACCGGCATTAATGGCAGCAAATTCCTTTCTGTAAATACGTCTGTATGTATTTAAAGGATTATCTATGGACATCGTTTTTAACCATTCGACTTCAGGTCCTTTCGATTTTGTCTTGAGCTTGTCCCAGATCTGGTCTTCTGAATGTTCAGTAATAAAATCTTCATTGAAAACCACTTTGTCTTTAGATTTATTGTCACAGAGAGACACAATTACAGATATCAATGTGCTTACAATGAAGCCGGGAATAAAACCAAAGAGAAGACTATAATCTTGGGTCGTATTTGTGTAAAAGTTGGATAACCCTCCCTCATATGTTGACCCACAAGCCATCATTCCAACAACAGCGCTGACCAGTCCGGTTATACTACCTGAAAGTATTAACAAAACTGATTACCTCATACTGTTAGAtagttatcccccgccgaaggtggagggatatagtttcgatgttgtccgtccgtctgttcgtccgtccgtccgtctgttcatccgtccgtccTAAGCCATATgcaggaagtggtttggaatatctaaataaaacttcatatacatattaaCCACTATAGATAAATGCTGCACATAAAggttcagtcagattgcccaagtaacaccagagttatggcccttagtagtttctagtgttaactatatagggtactataaatgtGGCAATTAATTCTGCTCCCTAACTTGTGacacatttgacctagaactatggaacttaaactgaatttagatcaccataatgtggtagtgcacacataatgtcgtcaggatctctttagtatcTTCAgaggagttattgccctttaattattaaaaaaacacaTATCTGTACATAACAGACTAATCAATTGGTAGAAATTCATaaaagatttttcatttttttccatgaacatttattatcagcatgtgaaattgtgtaccCATACCCGTTCACCCCCACCGCCCTGGTTCACCCCCACCCTCACCCCacgtttgtattatttttttttaaaacttgaaaccttccatgaatatttatcaacatgcaaagttatACCATTCCCcgacctcgctcctccacccagtctcTCCCACCAACCCAATCATGCACACCCAccgacgttttttttttttttattttccatcaatatttattatcaacatgtgaagttttgtaccctcaacCGGTCGCCCTATCCCCATCCACCACCCCGAAAACAAAAATTCGttcctttcttttttatataaatgtgaaGTTGTAACAGATGTAAGGatatctgttcttttaagttcaaatgtaatgaaattatttgcttcttagtaacatccttaacattttgccggatatatttctttgccatttctCATCAGAAaccattcggcgggggataccaattcatcgaatttgcttgttgtttttATGCCTTCAAAGGTGTTGGTGAGGATTGTGAGAGTAACATCTACATGTTCGTCACAAAATCGAAGTTGAACAGCAGGAGGAAAATTATTCGAAGTCGGAAAACATATCCACTAGGCAAATGTCAAATACTACGCtattgtaaataataaatttaccaATCACGAGGCCTTTGGCCGTTGCTCCTGTCCAACTTATTGTAAAGTAGAGAGGCATCAAAAACGGGCAAGTAAAGACTGGAGTGGCGAAAAAGACCCAGTTCAGATTCATGCCAGACTCAATAATAATGAGGCCATATGGAATAATAGCTGCAATTACGCCGACCATGCACCAGGATTTGTATTGCAGCAGCTGGTCCTCGTAATGTCGgaactgaaaaaatgaaaaaagtctcaaaacaaaatatttctcctGGCTTCAgatatattattataccatatttatatagcgccctttatgtgataaacatgttcaaaggcgttttacatagcgcaaaggcagccACTTAGGGCTCCAAATTCATCCCCTACTAGTATAGTAgtgcgatctgaccagagggacagagcgagacaaagcccccagaacagagagagagagagagagagagagagatgggggggggggggggagagagagagagagagagagagagaaatccatTTAGATACAGatctgtccggctaacttagcctagctgtTTGTGAATAGACAGGCTCTTTAACGTGCCTGATGTATAGCAACGATACACGCAAATCCGTTTtccctgggaagaaccagtactggccccTTAGTTAGATGGGAGACATTCGAGAGTATCTCAGAAAtctccagtgcctggaccgggatacCATTTAGTTAACTAGTTGTATGACACTTGTGAAATGGAATTCCCATTCCCTCTAATTACTTAACCGTACCACATAGGCATATTCTCAAACATTAAAtccatttacaaaatgtatatattttcagactgAAAACGGCAGGACTCGATGTATTATTTTCAATCATAGGAATTGCATGAATAATAGTGCTAACTCTGTTGAACAGATCGGATGAAAAAGCAACGTTACCTATCAACAAAacggcaattttttttttttttaattttctgaacaCAAAGTTGTTACGTATGGATCCAGTTACAGTTCTGCCATTTGGAATCACAACTAAGACAGATGGGCCATGGTGGGTAGATGATTGCATGCATAATCTTTTGAACACTTATGATCCTTGTAACTATGCAATGGCGTTTAATAAATCTTGTTATTTACGTTTCTGCTTGGTTTGTAGTAATATCCCAACCTTTTGTTAACCGTTATTAGAATAGAAAATAGAATCAGAAATTTACGGGCTGTTGAACATGTTTGTCAAGATATGAGTATCGGTCTGGCAGAAATGCTGTCTTTCGAGATTATTTAACATAATGTAATGTGTTAACTTTCTTGGTATACATTCACAACTCTTCCAGCCCAGGGGGTAAGAGTAATCTTTAACAGTCACCTGTCCAGACTGGAGACTCGTTATCctgtaattttgttttattttggttttgttgggtttaaggtcaTATATGGCGATTGTCCAGCTTTCCATGGCGGAGAAAGACGCCAGGGCGCCACTCTGGGCTTTATTTCATCAGGGGTGGGCACTTCCCCACctgaagaattctatgccccacGTGAGGCTCCAACCCACAAGGTCAGTTGGGCAAGTGATTTataatcagcgaccttaaccaccagGCTACGGGGACCCACATTTATCATGTAATTGACTATTATGTAATTATGACACATTAGACTGACTACCTTGCCATGGATTGGGCATTTGTACTTGAAACCTGGCTCCAAATGTCCAGCAAGGCGGTCTTTGACATCTTGTCCGCACAAATCACATTCGAGACTCGTTACACACTTGCATAGCTGCGTTTGAATATTCCCTGATGAAACTGGAATCTTAGATTTTCCACAAAGATCGCAATCTGTTGGTTTTGTGTTTGatctgttaaattttatttttaaattgtatttttggtAACACTGATAATCATTGCTTAATTTACCGAGTATTCCAAGTTAACCAGTAGCAGAGGTAAATAAGTGTCCGAAATTACATTCAAAATTGCACTTCATTTTATCGTATATGAGGGATTTCAggattttcagatttgttttgaaaGAGCTGCACATTATTCCAAAGGTCTCTATAGATGCGCTATGAACCTTTTAATTCTACTGGTCAACTTGTAGTACATTGTAATAGGATTTCACATGTAAAGTTATACCTATGTGCACTTCATAAACTTCACATCACTTCATATACCGAAACTGTTTAATGTATCGTAAAATCACTTGATTAACTTGAatgaaaaatctgtttttttttttaaatttaatatacaGAAAAGGTTTGATATCATATTTGAAGTTGTCGCTAACTAGAACTGATGATACAGGCAGATTAGTTTGAATAATAAATCAGTATATATCGAAATAGTTGATGCGCATCTTCAAGATGATTAATGATATCACCTGAATAACTTGAaagataaattaataaatattcctttacCGGAACGGCTTAATGTGAACCTTGAAGATGTCGTAAACAAGGATTGAAGATATAGCCATGACCTCTCCAGAACCGGTAGACATCAATGTCATCGTTACAAGTGTCAACAAAACGTAACAGCCTTCTTTTCCTAACAGTGTCTGTATTACGTACGGGGTTATGTACCCTGAAATTAAGATTTTGGTTGAAATAGTATGTATCTGAAATTGATAGTATCTTTAAAATTTGTGCAGGCAGATGCTACACTACTGTGTGTGATCTAGCACTGATATAACAACAAGTAGTAATAgttgatatttataattatatatatatatatataaatataatgaaaaccataagaagatcctttggaaacatagaacgcaacctgATAAACAATAGCGGACTGGATCTACTCGTTGATAACAAATGATGAGAAAATAccacaacactgagtccaagtacagggatacattttacagccgccacaaaGTACTTATAAACTGCTGTGTTACAAAAAAATGTAGTTAACAAAAATCTAAAAGAGCATAAAACCCAACGAAAAAAGGTGTCAAGCAAAATCAAGTCCGACCAAATTAATAACAAACCTAGTTTGactaagtctgttcatgaaacttatttttaatcAAGAAGATTATAACATCTGACTATGTTAATGACTGACTTTGTTCTCAAGTCGGGCGAGGGAACCTTTATTATGTTTATGTCAAAGCAAGGAAATAAGCGCTTCGATGCCgatatcaaacataaaataagttccaactgagagagagagagagagagagagagagagagagagagagagagagagagagagagagagagagagaggggggggggggggggagagagggagagagagagagagagagatgtctAACTTCTACTTGAAGAAATGCACGTTAAATGATCCTAATTTCAATAGAACGAAATTAtttgcaacaatttttcagtttgaaattcGTATTATGTAACACTTGTAAAACACTACAATGTCGTattatactgtaaacctagaaatgttcgcggatactatatttcgcgttttGCAAAACGTAGACAATTTCGCGGATACAAATATTCGCGGAATcatatccatcgcgaatcccGCGAAAATGAAGTCGCAAGTACATATATTTAGTATACTAAGGTAAGTATCACAGCATTATTATGTACTGATATACGAACAATAATGTTGAAAACGTTAACTTGTTTGAACTGTTATTTAAAATGTTCTATATAGTATCTAAAATGAAAGAATAGAAATGATTTTCATTTGATCGTATCTGCTGCTGACTAAAAATTATATGTTGTTCGATAGATGCATCCTGTTTCTGTTTTTATCCCCTGTTCACCTGACTGACCGATATTGAAAAGGCTATTACATCATACAGAAGTCACCTGTCAATCAACTGAGTTAATGTCGATTTGTGCACATTTTATATCACTTTGGTACTAGAATTTGAGATATTAAAGTGGATATTTTTATGACTCCGGTAATATTTAATACATTAACACTGATAAGAAAACGTGAACTGCATTAATCTATATTATTCAAAGGAATTGAAAGGATTTACATCAGTGTCCAGACATGTGTAAGTGCAGGAACATTTTGTAGCGATCTatttaagctgaagctagaatctttcgcgtttttgtttGATCAGAGTTTTTCGTGGCTATTTAATTTCACGgttaatttgttcattttttcccACTCGTTCACTCGATTCTATGTCCTTTTAGACCTTCTAATGCGCTTCTGAAGTTGTCTTCCCAGAACACCCGGTATACCGTAGTTCATTTGGTGAGACTGACATCCATTTCTCAGCTGTTATAAAATCGATTTTACTATTGTATGTTAAGATAAATGGTCACATGCGCTATTTTGCTGACGAAACAATCTTGGTACctttttgttcaaaagttttaaatttttttagggaTCACTTTAGTTACTTTATAGATAATTCGACTATCATTATTCAGTCCCagaaataaattacacaaaaaaattACACATTAAATAAAATGAGGAATTATGTTGAGCAGTCTTCAGTTAGTTTTTCGAGATCATTGTCACATTTATATGTAGCTCAACCACACTACGCCCAAAGATTAGACAGAAGTTGAACATAGACtcttgaaaaataacattttcaaatgtCTGTTTCACAGTTTCTTATAGTGTCAAGGAATATGGACTTTGTTGATTTATGCAGCGGTGAGCTGATGAGCTTTATATTTTCACGTAACTTTGctcaaaaaaggaaagaaataacaCTGTAAAAAGTTCCAAGTGAATATCCTGATTATGCTGATAACTTTCTTCATGCCGATTAACCAAATAAGCGACGAACTTATTAACCTATTGCCGCTGCACATGTCTTTTTCGTTTCCATCAACCTATTTTATAGTCAAGGTTTGGTACTGAGCCGACAGAAATATAAAGTCCTAGCTCAATAACCACGTCGTAACATTTCTATATGATATAAAACTGTAACCTTCAAAACCCTTAATCAGTACGCTCTCTTACTAGTATCTATTAAcctttgccctgctaaatttctaaattgggctggtccatcattcagtttgggcagtaccacttattattcaaaggggtgttcactgaaaatttactgactgaatagcgaacagtgcagaccatggtcagcctgcacagatgttaACATTTGTTACATTTTGAAGTTTATTAAGGGAATTTCATAAAACAACTTCACATATAAAAATCTGCACTCCTGTTCCGTACAATTTTCATTCTCACATCGATTTGACGGTACTAATACTGTAGATGGGGTACGGATAGCTAGATTTCCCTATGAATATAATTATCAGGCAAATGCATTTACATTCAAAAGAGAGGCTAAATAAGGGGttcttttgtgtttttcttgtattgCAACATCTTATTTAAATCCCTTATACTAGtcttttgttgttatcgtttttgaaatcttcgtcaatatttaatttaatgcatgctcattttgacaggtttttgataaatgcatCTACCCACACATTGcgaatatttcaagttttctcacgggaaaagtaactttttttttctagttaaaACAGCTTCTAATATTGACAAACGCAATtaaaactgcgtaaattgctaaaTGGTATTTCGGTATCCAGATTTGGAGATTAAGATATAGACTGAAAGATTTACTTGAATTGCAACtatttaaaatattcaatatcaCGCCAAGAGTGACTTTTTTCTTACTCAAGACATCGGCTGATCATGTTTGTTCTCCATGTCATTTTGAAACTTGAACACCAAAATGAGACGGGTGCCCTGTTTTTGTACAAACAAATTTTCCGACATGCCCAAATAGAGTATATCGAGATTCAATGGACATACATAGTGTTATGTTGGTATGTTTGTAGGAAACGATCGTTCGGtcgttgccgtagaaacttgccTGCACAATAGATTTGTTGGGAAATTGTTcttaatttcaaatgtaatattcgGATCTAGTATACCTTTGAGATATGGTATGTAGCTTTTATCCgcttgtatctttgtatgttcgaaaccccgcacgaggtgtctatttttAATACTAGTAAGCCATTAAGCTGGCTTTGTGAACAAttcatggctttatccaggtaccagTTCATGGCCAAAGGTATGTCCGAAGGAGGCACCGGGTCTTCCTCCCAACACTAAACATGGTTTATCTGCATATTTTCCATGGTATTTCTACACTTACTTTAATGTCATTGTTAGAATGTTTCTACTTTAGTTTGTCAATTTGGCATTTTGGTTTTGTAAGATatatctatgtaaaatttcttctatagaaaactttaaccaagagaTGCCCAATATACACGTGTGTAATCAAGATCATATGGTTGTAAAAGCCTttaaaagttcatttaaaaatacacgatatttgaaataattaatgcATTATCGACCCCAGTTGTTATGTCCATATCACTTTTCGACATGCCCAAATAGAGTATATCGAGATTCAATGGCTTGTTTGGGGAGAGACATTAAGGCATGAAAATAAgaaatagctggccttcttttttccatataaaattgacaaatttcacaTGGTtgcatcaggacccattttaaatatctgtaactGACATTTTCTCGAAGAATATTGATAGATCTGTTtgtgatttcagcaaataattgcaa
This window of the Mercenaria mercenaria strain notata chromosome 5, MADL_Memer_1, whole genome shotgun sequence genome carries:
- the LOC123557723 gene encoding uncharacterized protein LOC123557723, whose translation is MVGKDNNLFQCPFDLPSAVESARLNPVIEKYELALLMLLGFAGFSVLIGIAYNKIRHYVFRDFHSLDVVFDAGGRVSVSLTAVTLTSQLLWPSDILQSPTIANKVGVAGSLFYTLGIVLAVIVFSVLCIHLKTRAPGAKTFPQIAYARFGGGVQIMFCVVALFTNFGIIANIIFAGKATIDVLAKDTSTEFILFSLAVLFGSYCLIGGLGTTFYISYFNTALIFIITSLFILKVSYLVEPEVEAFTSVKSLHNTMACLKGPEGNYGNSFLTFRSVPGMIFGIITFLLAISLSFCDQANWQSRIAAKPLEGMSGFLIAAFLWVAIPTSISFVTSMAYKTMSFRNGTNLLTDLEIDEGYITPYVIQTLLGKEGCYVLLTLVTMTLMSTGSGEVMAISSILVYDIFKVHIKPFRSNTKPTDCDLCGKSKIPVSSGNIQTQLCKCVTSLECDLCGQDVKDRLAGHLEPGFKYKCPIHGKFRHYEDQLLQYKSWCMVGVIAAIIPYGLIIIESGMNLNWVFFATPVFTCPFLMPLYFTISWTGATAKGLVIGSITGLVSAVVGMMACGSTYEGGLSNFYTNTTQDYSLLFGFIPGFIVSTLISVIVSLCDNKSKDKVVFNEDFITEHSEDQIWDKLKTKSKGPEVEWLKTMSIDNPLNTYRRIYRKEFAAINAGRILTPLHMEHVFGRTKRVSTIGVIISLAIFLFIIPSVAASQEILTENQLRSWLSVCHHWCLIATVFVVIIPPIQEGLQIWRQYKRNKRFIVKHSSEISLTITQQQN